A genomic window from Montipora capricornis isolate CH-2021 chromosome 8, ASM3666992v2, whole genome shotgun sequence includes:
- the LOC138059091 gene encoding tubulin epsilon and delta complex protein 1-like, translating into MAQIREAIEAICTVLNNHCPDQVSAESFRLAKFDKNETTAKLWRTLYTVLCIQHFQPIDESIQDLVHLCKHKMFRKGYRTRSFYFLPEDMSHGSRELMLALGWLMAKEDVLTMFINGLEPLIFEDPPIDMALYEKIPLTATVDHQKTPKLRDLQNPVHVAERLTLNYNKLNLTLRSLLASRNEYTKIICKLHSVPKRAKSYTSSHFSSQDVYHLCYPQEMLKCQERLQWFCNYGKAILFWAVNEVTFWKWMTSVLDAKIHNGIKSDSEMENANNCPHNQFFKPSRILQRAKENQIDISQVLNTQETVYRTISKCWKKLRAILQETCRESNNNLLEHLRLLDSELLVEIKELQKDFKSCDGHFKHLTSPQNYQCLKKLGQGQPKTGKASKEVNYTSAASEEITRLQKEKRALEIKLRNLQEKQRAKVHQISKNHPNIVCISTNFKGNSL; encoded by the coding sequence ATGGCTCAAATTCGTGAGGCAATTGAAGCAATTTGCACTGTACTAAACAATCACTGTCCCGACCAAGTTTCCGCGGAAAGTTTTCGTCTAGCCAAGTTTGATAAGAATGAAACGACAGCTAAACTATGGCGGACTCTTTACACAGTCCTGtgtattcaacattttcaacctATCGATGAGAGTATTCAGGATTTAGTACACCTCTGCAAACACAAAATGTTTCGAAAGGGATATAGAACACgcagcttttattttcttcctgAGGATATGTCTCATGGcagcagagagttaatgttagCTTTAGGTTGGTTGATGGCCAAAGAGGATGTTTTGACTATGTTTATAAACGGACTTGAACCTTTGATTTTCGAAGATCCACCAATAGACATGGCCTTGTATGAAAAAATCCCTCTTACAGCGACAGTTGATCACCAAAAAACACCCAAACTGAGGGATTTGCAAAACCCGGTTCATGTTGCTGAGCGTTTAACATTGAATtataacaaactgaatttaACATTAAGGAGTCTTTTAGCATCAAGGAATGAGTACACAAAAATAATTTGTAAACTGCATTCTGTTCCAAAGAGGGCCAAATCCTACACTTCAAGCCATTTCTCATCACAAGATGTTTATCATTTGTGTTATCCACAGGAAATGTTGAAATGTCAGGAAAGACTACAGTGGTTTTGTAATTATGGTAAAGCCATTTTATTTTGGGCTGTAAATGAGGTAACATTTTGGAAATGGATGACAAGTGTGTTGGATGCAAAAATACACAATGGCATTAAATCAGACAGTGAAATGGAAAATGCCAACAACTGTCCACATAATCAGTTTTTTAAGCCAAGCAGGATTTTGCAGAGGGCCAAGGAAAACCAAATTGATATTTCCCAAGTGTTGAATACTCAAGAAACTGTGTACAGGACAATTTCTAAATGTTGGAAGAAGCTCAGAGCAATTTTGCAAGAAACATGTCGGGAAAGTAATAATAATCTTCTAGAACATTTGCGATTGCTTGATAGTGAGCTTTTGGTAGAGATAAAGGAACTTCAGAAAGACTTCAAGAGCTGCGATGGACATTTTAAACACTTGACATCCCCCCAAAATTATCAATGCTTAAAAAAGTTGGGTCAAGGTCAACCAAAGACAGGAAAAGCATCAAAGGAGGTTAACTACACATCAGCAGCATCAGAGGAAATTACAAGATTACAAAAGGAGAAACGAGCTCTTGAGATTAAACTCAGAAACTTGCAAGAAAAGCAAAGAGCAAAAGTGCATCAGATCTCAAAAAATCATCCTAACATTGTTTGCATCTCTACtaatttcaaaggaaatagCTTGTAG